Within the Eucalyptus grandis isolate ANBG69807.140 chromosome 1, ASM1654582v1, whole genome shotgun sequence genome, the region caaggcttcatcggatcgaacggggccagattttcttcctcttatcagCATCGGTGTctaatttgtggctaacaaggtacgctcgactccatggtgtgctttacaatcggtgatacgtgttttcccgggttcgtcttccgcattgatttaggggtttgatttagtgtcgaatccggttttcggggatccgttattcccaacattcgTATCGAgtcctagttcacgtttttcccgacctgtttgacgttttttcattgattttttcgcGAAAACCTTCGGCCGTACAGATCggggcgaaaatcccgacacccgagcgttgttcggccatttttcttagtttttgtaagtcgaaattgaattctgaaaccactgggtgaaagaggtcgtcgagacgagtccggtgACATGTTGTGCGTCGCCggacgacgccgcacgcgcccacacgcgcggccacaagccgctgcgcgtgggcgccacgcgcccaAAGCGTTGGCTTCGGCCAGCACGTGCGTCACACGCgccggcggcgaaccggcacaTCGGCGCCGGCGGCCGGCAAACCAGCACGCGCCGGTCGACGGACGATGCGTGCGCGTGCCGCGtcgcatgacgtcacccaacggtcagtaaccgtcggggtgacgtcatcgatgacgtcagcagtgacgtcggttggccgggcggtcaccggccggcgacccgaccggcgacccggcccgacccgacccgcggacGCCCggcacgcgcgtggcacgtgctagatgacgtctgcgtgacgtcagccccgcgcacgcgcgcggcacgtgcgggcgGTTCGAGcgaaccggcccgaccggtccgtccggtTCGATCGGTCCGacgacttgaccgttgaccgaccgttgaccgtttatcgacgaccgttgaccgttgactttgatcgttaactttgaccgttgacccaaaaaaaaaagaaaaaaaaaagaatttgtttatttttcaattatgtctgtgtgggttgtaggtaatccatttttcattctgcatttgttgcatgaatcatagaaaattatgtattttccatttgtttattatggattataagtgatccattttagttctgcatttgttgtaggaactatgatgcgttatgcacggatacctgcaatctcgagaacggacgaaggaagagctagactgaaaaggctgatgaaagagttagctgattattggtggcttgatggtgatttgtatcacacatggtcaaggtcaatcagatgatacagaaaatcatctggaatggttatcttatgccggattttgagaaggtgccggctttgatgaacactcttccacctgaatggcaagcagtgttagatcggctatgagaggtcaacgtggtcccggattataggaATCTAGTGGatgcttttgtaagagagtactataggattgaattggccaaaacttcaacccttagattgagcgccacatggcgcagagtaaatgcgccttggtggcgacatgaaagctctccaaaagtttttccatggttggcaaatgtgccttcagttttctcagatgttttgactaatagattagaatggacattccctaattatttcttagattaattgtgagattttttatggatgtaaatatctctttccatgttgatatttttctttgtatatattgcttagtgtaatgtatagttgtattatgtgaaagcactattattctattggatgttagataatatttgctttctattactgctgattgctgtgggtagttagctgtgggtagttatagaagtttttataacttcatagaattgattttgcatatgacaatcatattaatgatagttttaagttaggatttttggaggatgattggaaatgtagtgaccttttgattctgaagccttacttaaaattattcattaatatgatgggtctatgtaaaagtggatacataaatgataggcattaattattcgtgcatatatgtctgatgtgttcagatcgatgttttcagcaactaagaacgtaattgctgatgtaaacggcaacaattgtgaaatattgaatatgaagattcaatatgtgctgaaaaagcaagaagcgctagaagctcttgaccatgttatggaagatcttataAATGATGTGCGCCACTTTGAGCTAGCTGAGGACCGACTAACAACATTTGAGCAGAAAATAGATATttacaatgctggttctagctcagaaagggctttgtgctctaagcgcaaacgtattgattcgttcaatatgtgggaatgcaaaggatcaagtccttattgcaagaaatcaagagttaaccaacacaagagagaaaaacgtcatcaagtgaagaaaatgtcaagggtgaggtgttacaattgtgacaataaaggtcactatgctcgcgactgtcgtgagccaaagaaggtaaacacctcttgtacatttgagaactttacttttgtgtcaaaTTCTGCATTATTAGctaaatccaatcctttgtggactgtagattcaggagcaatagacaatgtagcgaaggataaaggatccttcgtgaaattccgacgataccaactggaactgagtggatctatgtggaaaacaactccagagctgaagttaaaaggattggcacctgccaactgaacatgtgtggtggacgcaacttgttcctacatgatgttctaaatgctcggagattcgtcgaaatttaattgtctgttttgatgttggttaagcttggttttagtgtgaacttccgtaataacggtgtagatttgtatttggatacaaactactatggttgtggtcactttctggatggttttattgtactaaatgttgactgtggtgatgtcaatatgttattcccttgtttcacgtcttttacttcatgtgacaataatgtgaatgtgtggcatgctagacttggtcatattagccaacaacatatgaatagactagccaaagatggcttgttgggcaatattgaataagtcgatttgtccatatgtaagcattgcctataagggaaaacgacaaggaaaccatttggaaaaggtaaaaaagctaacgttcctttgcatttaatccattatgacgtttgtggttcaatgaatgtgagagaaaGGCATAggactgtttacttcatcatttttaatagatgattatactcgattcggatgtgtctatttgatttctcatgaatctgaagcataagttgtttcagaaggtttatgaacctaacagaaaatcaattagacaagaaaataaaggtaTTTAGATTCGATCGatgttgagaatatttatctgataagttcagaaaattatgtgatgaaaaaggaatagaaagatagttgtttgttccatatactcctcaacaaaatggtattgcagagagaagaaacagaaccctactggaaatggttaggtccatgatgacgtatgctaacttacatatcactttttggagtgatgttgttaactgctgcctaaatacttaaccgggtgccttccaaatcagttagttccactccatatgagttatggataggtagaaaaccggacttaagtttacttaagccatggggttatgctatctatactcatgagttctctcacaagtttgggaaattgagtcctaaaggaaataagagtattttaatgagatactccgaacactcaaaagggtatgtgttcgtaggtgagcaggaaagtgggagaataactgaatttgaatcacaggatgtcacattcttagtggatgaatttcctaagaagggcgaaatatggaaagattacttcctatttgaaaccttggatctaGATAATGATATTGGttgagttcgtccaagtgggaataatatgagatgtgatgaattgaattcaactcattctcaattgcaaccacctgatgtgatgacatcatcattacctaatccaagtgggagcataatggggaatgatgtgctaagtgtacaatctcacatacggtgaacaagtcgccaaagtattccccgtcgatgttttgacattgaaagggaaacttttatggttgctccataAGATGAgtatgagccaagaaatattaatgaggctctgaattgccctaataaggaaaaatggattcatgcaatgaaagaggaaatagagtcaatgaaatcaaaccaagtctgggaactggttgatcttctaaaatgacacaaagctattgggaacaagtgggttctcaaaataaagcgaaaggctgatggctcgatagaaaggcataaggttcgccttgtggcgaaggggtataatcaacaggaagaaattgattatgaagatacattttctcctgtagtgagatttaccttaattcgcattattctggcaataatggttagtatggatcttgagttacatcagatggatgtaaagactgctttccttaatagagaattagaggagGAAATAtgtatggaacaacctgctggtttcatagtgaaaggccaagaagaaaaggtatgtcgacttttgaggtcgatatatgaccttaagcagtcgtcaagacaatgatatatatgctttcataatgccataatggcatatgactttacaatgattgataaggatcattgtgtatatatcaaaagatccaaggatcaatttgtgatcatatcattatatgttgatgatatactaattgccggaagtaatatggagtttgtcaatactgtcaaaagttggttctcttccaattttgaattgaaggatatgggattgtaaacccatagacactcttattgcaaaaggtgaaggattgagccataaattgtgtccaaggactccacaagagaatgaacaaatgaaacatgttccttatgctagtgctgttggaagctttatgtatgctatgatgtgtacaagacctgacatatgttttgcagttggaattgTGAGTagttaccaatccaatccaggtcaagcacattgataagccgttaagagaatactgaggtatctaaagggaactgctgattatatgctgagtcattgaggaaatgatctgcgactctaaagctattatgatgctgattgagaaggagatttagatgaaaggaaatctacctctgggtttgttctcttaccgaataatggcaccatatgttggagcagtaagaaacaaaagtgtatagccttgtccacgatggaaactgagttcgtggcattatcagcagcagtataagaagatgtttggcttaagagattatttgatcatttaggtgttattggaagtgctgcagttttgttattagttaactatgataatcaagcagcaaaagtgtacactaaatatccaaatatcatggcaagaccaaacatatagataccaagtataattttgtcaaggatatggttgcacgaaaggatgtgaacttagagtacatactacgcatagaatggttgcagatcctataacaaagccaatacctagagatgtgctttgtggccatgtgaaatctctaggactgcgtagagactgatgtactaaatattgtaatttccctaagtgttcacaatttgatgaatttgtgttttcatcattaatgcttatgaatctttgtttgatctttatgcatcttaatgcttagtgcattacatttagttgagaaagtatgtcggacagatataagattagcccactcacgcgggtaatcgcctctatttactgtgtgataaatagagatgagactgtttttaagcttattatctaggtgataatcgagagctcaagcttaaaacacgtatgtcgccttaactaagtgttaagatgaggacatgatacttactatgtccgaaagtaaaataccccacatattttactttatctatctatgatgccagatgtgagttctgatgaattttgtaaataagtagatacgtgaactcaagttagacattgggtatgtctgaactatcatctgtacggtattgaaaggtgtagacatacgctccatgggaaatgagttaataccgtaatacgtatttcatactacgtatgcatgagacgaccaataagagtggcaaaagtttgatctctactttttatgtcgtgtgagactttTGAGGAatagagttcctcaatttttagtcccctcatgactcttacttattctcaagatttctatttagtgtttgctatcttaggatgttgccaatggtcatgagtttgattcgatctaatggggcatttctagaaaagcaagctgaactgaaattgagagtttgaaggaaagaggaagatcgattttggagaattacattgtagttttgtattcaccggttaaccaattatgactatctttgggataatcataattgtgaatacaatatatatatatcattgtttgaaagagatcaagagagatataaatgtgatcgatcgatctaagatactgcatactaaatctactcggagtgtgatgcccattatgagctgctatatattcttaacagatgtatggcaacgagctctcaaagtatgctggtcgcacggattattcaccggtatgaatgttgaagagaggtaaagagaattatgttctgcccaccatgtgcgagtgggagatgatggttttaattagtgatgggcctaagttggcccgtccgcccatgctgggcccaaaaggcccggcccacgggaatatggcccgtggaaggggaaggtataaaagggaggagagagagagagaagataacgTTTTGGcaaaacgtacgtacgttctctccctcgctctctctccaacaaaaacgaacagtaagcaaacggcgacactgtcttcccttcaaggcttcatcggatcgaacggggccagattttcttcctcttattagcgtcggtgtctaatctgtggtaacaaggtacgctcgactccatggtgtgctttacgatcggtgatacgtgttttcccgggttcgtcttccgcattgatttaggagtttgatttagtgtcgaatccggttttcggggatccgttattcccaacacgTTTGTATTCTCCGAATTGTCTGAAGGTTGTACACCTGTTACACATGCCCATTTGCTCAGCGCGTCTGGATCACGAGGAACTATAAAGTGAGTTCATTCTCTGAGATAATGTGAATTCTAACAAAGGTCAAGCGAGATTTGTCTTTTTATGTCCTTTAGTTCATTTTGGTTGGTTCCGTGATTAGTTTCTGAAATGGGATTGTATTTCCGAGATGCAGGGACTGCAGGACGAGATTAAGTTAGTTCCTCTTAATCTTCAGGACAGGCCTGCTTGGTACAAGGAGAAAGTCTACCCCATGAATAAGGTGATTATTCTATCGCTTGTCTTTTGCCTGTCACCGGCTGTTTTAATTCTTGCTGTGTGTTTTTAAGTCAGTAGCCCAGACTTTCTGCTGGACACTGATTGTCAAAGCccaaattggattaatttaggaTTCCAAGCGATTGCTGCTGGATTCCGGATTTCAAAGACTGGCTcaattgtgatttttatttcagCAAGTTTAGACTCTTAAGGGTAGCTGATTTTAGTTTATAGGAACTAAATTGGCCTTtttgacctctaaaattagaaGGATAAGTTTTAGCCATTATTGATTTGATGGGTACATTTTGTTTTCTGCTGCTGTAACTTACTATTAGGTCCCGGCATTGGAGTACAACGGGAAAATCATTGGAGAGAGCCTAGACCTCATCAAATATGTCGACAGCAACTTTGGAGGGCCTTCTCTTTTCCCTGATGTGAGCACTGGATAGCAAAtgtgcatttcttttttctgcggCTTGCATATAACAACATAACTAAGTGGCCTCTCTTTGTTGCTAGGATCCTGAAAAGAAGAAGTTTGGTGAAGAACTGTGGACTTATGTTGATGAATTCATGAAGATAGTCTACACTTCATTCAAGGGAGAAGGACCAAAAGAATGTGGTAAGTACTCTGAGAACTTTCTTTAATGATAGGTATCTCCATTACCATTATAGAACTTCATCTTCTGTGTCAGGTCCTGCTTTCCATCATCTGGAGTGCTCTTGGCAAATTTGAGGATGGACCATTCTTTCTCGGCCAATTCAGTGGGGTATGTTGGCATTCTCGCATTTGATAAGGGGCTCTTCAGtggttcttctcttttttgatAGGTTAAACAAGAGATCCTTTGATCCATGCAATTCATATGATGTGCAAACCaatcttggagaaaaaaaatttgtctgaTATGTGGCTATCAAGATGTAGTTCTTTTTGTGGTTAAGTATCATTTAaggtctaatttttttatttcaggtGGACATTGCCTACATCACATTTGTTAAAAGATTCCAATTCTTCTTATCTGAAGCATTTAAGTATGACATCACTGCTGGCAGACCTAAGCTAGCAGCATGGATTGAGGTATAGGAAGGAATCTTGTCTCTGGCCAATGCTTGTTTTaagtttcatttcttttccgTTTTGGACAGAAATTCTTTCTTCCAGTGAATAACAGAAAGCTAAATTTTAAGATTGATTCTGAGTGAATGGTGAATTAATTATAATAGTTTCAGGATAGTGTCTAGAGCTAAACTTTGGCCTTGTTGAACCATTGTAGTGTGGGAGCATGTCTCTGGGGAGATTATAACCTGCAGTGAGTTAATCGTTATTTGAAGTCATCAAACATGCTTAGTGGGATTTTCATTAATAGTTTTCATAGTTTTCTTGTAGAGCCATGTATAGAATGAGAGAGTCCTCATTCTCCTCCaaccttcaattccttcaccAGTTGCAGGGATCATATTTTCTATGTAAATGCATCCTTTCTTGAGAGGAAAACATGAATGAGTTACCTTTAGAGACCAATTAGTTTTACAGACAACCTTGGGATCTAGTGTGCTGCTTGGACAATGGAAGGTCATATTGTTACTAGTTGCAGGTTCAGCAGCTCTGCTCAATTTCATCCTTGCTCAAAACCATATAATGCATTGATATATCCTTCTACATCGTTCCATGCAGGAAATGAACAAGATCGACGCTTACAAGCAGACAAAGACTGATCCTATAGAACTTGTTGAATACTACAAGAAGCGCTTCACTGTAATGCTTCCAACCCAGTCTCAAACTCATGTCACAAATTTTTCTGaacaactttctttcctctctcagCGCCAGTGAGTTTGTTTCTATTCACTAAtcacttttttcttcaaatgcaGGCTCAGCAGTAGTTGGAGTCATGATCATGCCAGGAGTAAGGAAACAGTTGAATGGCTTGATAGTTGATATACCTTACTTTTGATGTTTCCCTGAGGCTAGTTGTGTTGTGTATCTGCTCTAGATGCAGCAGTGCCTCTTTTACAGCTTGAAAATGCTATCGGGGTATTACTTGAAAGTTTGCAAATAAAACAGCTCATTTTCGAATACTTTGTGTTAAGGTCTGTCTTCATATTGATGTTTCTCTGGTTTTCCCTGGCTTCCTCTCATCAAAGCTGCTAGACTATGCTGGCTATTCCTCATGTTTGCGCATCTTGAGGCTTATTGACTTAGATAGAAGAAGCTGTGcattgaagaaaaaagaagacgaaGCTGTTGTTATACTAGAACTGTTAAAAGTACTGAAAGGTATGAGTGTTTAACTTGGGTTGTGGCATTTTTCTGAGAGAAGCGGTGCTTAGAACAACTATAAGTATTGCCCTCTAAATGAGATTATtattcattcttttttgttctagcttttctttcttaaagAATGTCATCAGACTTCGCTGGGTATATATAAATCTGACCTTTTCATACACGTGGCATTTACTGTTACTCTGAATATTCAATTCAAGCATTCAGAATTGGACAAATGATACAAGACGACATCAATATATTTTACTTCAAATACAGAAAGGGTCGAACACCAATGCATGAAGACGTCCTTTTCCGAGTGGAGGAAAATTTCTTGAGCTGATTAGTAGTGACGATGCCTTGTTACTTAAGATGTTATATTTCGTCACCTATATATTAGTGGCCATGATGCCTTATTAGTCAAGACAAGTTCTAACCAATGATGAGAAACTTATGCATATCGGTGAGCTACTATGTGGTAATTGCATGTTATGAGATTTGTATGTCTGGTGCGGGAATGTCATGCTCTATGGATCAGCAATCaagtttgatttgtttatcatTGATCGAACCAACCCACTCCTTATTTATGCTGGCAAAGGCCAATTTCGGCTACAACTTCATAATTGTATTCCAGTTGAAGTTGTCAATTATGTGGAGAGGTAATAGATAGTTATCAATTTCGTGGGCATCAATCAATGACCTCATTAACAATTTAAAGCATTTTGTCGATTCTGAGGCTACTACTTGATTACCTAACAATGCAACGATGTTAAGGTCAGTCTTCATCGTTGTTTAATAACCTTTTGCGACAACAGTCCAGCTTCCAAGATTGGTGTACGAATTTAGAGAGTCCTACTAGGTTTCAATGCATTCTAGGTCTCTTAATTCACAGC harbors:
- the LOC104436021 gene encoding glutathione S-transferase L3-like encodes the protein MTSSLSVSSLLATSLTPPSYIASRLEDIFVHVDVGTDTDPPRTQTSYSDGSSVRISRDLALSLSFPRNSSHCFYFFDDPLLGLSFRFCRSAAVENLPPSLNSSAEQPPLFDGTTKLYTCYTCPFAQRVWITRNYKGLQDEIKLVPLNLQDRPAWYKEKVYPMNKVPALEYNGKIIGESLDLIKYVDSNFGGPSLFPDDPEKKKFGEELWTYVDEFMKIVYTSFKGEGPKECELHLLCQVLLSIIWSALGKFEDGPFFLGQFSGVDIAYITFVKRFQFFLSEAFKYDITAGRPKLAAWIEEMNKIDAYKQTKTDPIELVEYYKKRFTVMLPTQLSSSWSHDHARSKETVEWLDS